Genomic window (Neoarius graeffei isolate fNeoGra1 chromosome 13, fNeoGra1.pri, whole genome shotgun sequence):
AACACCATTTGTGATCGATACACTGTGATCTAAACTATAGATCAATTATACTGCAGACACACTGTTGTAACAAATTCAGGAACttacaggttcttcctcctccctcATGGCAGGCATGGTGCTTATGGACAGGTTAATGGCTGTAATGGTGACAAAGAGCACTGAGAGGCAAGCGAAGATCTTTCCAGGAAGACCTGAGTGCGGCCTTTCCACCATGTCCCTTAACTTGATCATGCAGCGGCCCAGTCGAGATTCTCTATCCAAGCTTCCCTCCTTACCAGCTCCATCACTCTCATACTCTTCCTCTTCCTCATCTTCCTCAGCCACCCTCTCAAGTTCATCGCGCTCCTCTATGCGCTGAATCAGGCGCCTTCGGCAGCACCACTCCAGTTTTTCCTCTGGGACACCCCAGTACAGCAGTTCTTCTTGGAAGGACAGAGCACAAGTGTCCCTCAGAGTGCGCAGTTTTCCGGCACGCAGGAATGTCAGAATGGCACGGAAAGCACATGGGCTTCGGTCAAAGAAGAACTCATTGCGAGCCACATCGTAGTCGTCGCACACACACATGATCTCGTCAAAGCTTGTACACAGACGCAGACGGCCTAGCCGTGATAGTGGGAAGTCATCCAGCGTGCTCCATGGCAACTGGTAGCGCAGGCCACCCACATTGATGATGGCATGTAAGCGTTGGGAGCCAGGCAAAAGGCTGGCATCAGCATCAGGATCCTTAGCAAGGCACCGAGCACGTTTGTAGTAAACACCCTTAAGGGCCTCGCAATCCTGGATGGGTGGTGGATTCAGTGAGGTATCTGAGATGCAGCTCAAGGCACTGTAATCATAGTCAGAGCCATCGCCAGCCAGTAAAGTCATCTTTCACCAGGACACCTCCAATCTCAGAGCTCCTCACATGCCTGGGGGCCAGTGATTAGTCACTGGCCCTCACCTACACAATGGAATGATGAACAAATGAATTAGTATCCAGGCCATATGCATACCGTCAAATCCAAAATTACTGGGCCCCATCAAAGAATCCATCTTCACAACATTAAAACTTTCTCAAAAATATACACTAAAATTAGATTAAAAGTTCTTGTAAGTGAAAACGATTTATCTTGAAAATGATATATAGTTTTAAATTACTCTTACTGTTGTTAATTTGAACAAGTATCCTGTTCCTTTTTTATCCAACAAGATCACATGCTTGTTGCGAAAACTGATAACATCAGTATTTTAGCCACAGAGATTAATATTTGTTTCAATCACCATTGATTAATCATTCAGCAAGATAACGAGTTTAAATGTACTGTACATCCACAGAACATCAACACGTCTCGAGCGTATATAACTTCTGTTGCTAATGGATGTGAAATCAACATAAAATGATGTCAGTGATTCTTCAGTAGTAATGGAGTAAAGTAGCAACAGTACTAGACAGATAGAGTGAACCTAAATGCAcgttttaaatttaaataaacatgGTTAGAAGCATAGAATATGATGAagcacattacactcagataaatACAGTAATCTGTAATTCATATCTTGGGCCATTTTAAACATCCTGCTATTACTTACCTAATTTCATTTTCCCAATCAGATATCCTGTTAGTGGTCCTATCTGTGGTTATTGAAATATTATTTTTGCCAAATATACAGCACATTTATTTTACAGTCTTTTACAGTGAAGGTCTTATAGTCAGATAAGATTTAATGTGATGCTGCAGGGTATCaatgtaaaaaacaaaacagagagATGACATAAAACCACTGAGTATTACATTCTAAGCTTGCTTGCTTTTGCTGATCTCTGTGAAGTCTGGACACTTTGGCTTACAGCCTGTGCAGAGTTTCACGCTCTCCTCACatttgtatgggtttcctccaggttctctccatccatccaagaAACATGCAGGAAGGCAGACTGATTATACCACATTTTCCATCAGTGTGAATGTGCATGGTTGGACTATTATGGGGTTAcattaatgccatttagcagacacttttatccagagcaatgtacaacatacccagagcagcctggggttaggtgccttactcaagagcacttcagctggtcaagggaatcaaactggcaaccttttggtctcaaagctgcttctctaaccattaggccatggcatccccatggcctaatggttcccATGGGttactgagataggctccagatctAGTATAAAGAAGTgaaaatgaacgaatgaataaaTTTGACTGGTTGAATCTCAGCACTTGAATGAACAACCTGAATAGTACTGTATAAATCTGAAAAATGATTGAATTTgtgaaaatggagaaaaaaacatTTTTGAATATAGATGCTTGATGTTTTTCAACTTGTGATTAAAAATGTGAATTTCTGAACCTTGAAATAAACTAGTGTAAATTTCAAGGAGGTTCATTCAAAGCAAATACTATAAATGCATGTGTTGTTGTTTTCCCCCCGTTAATTTACTTAACTGCTATGAATTTAATAGTGTTTACATTTCCTTACTAAAAAGTCAATAGCTTGAAACATGAAAATCTTTACCCCTTTTTTCTTGCTTCCATAACAGGGTCTTATATACAGTATTGTATATATGTTTTAGAGAAGCTTTAAAAATCATTCGGATATCGGCGTGAGGTTTGCCATAGAGTACTATAATCTCCGATTTCCTTTGTAGAGGAACGAGTGCTGTCTTATGTGACCACTGTAACTCTAATTACCCACCCAAAAGAGCTCGTGAAACAAACAGCTAATGGTATTATACTGAGTGCTTGGCTGTAGGGAACCACTTCCTCAATAATGCACCAAAAAGCACTTTTCTAATAGGTGCCACTGGCCTTCAGCTCAGCACTGGGGTCACGTCTGGCTTTTTAGGGAATGGATTGTGAATCAGCGTCTTTGAAGTTGAGAGACTGGAGCATCCTTGTGCTTAATTGGttgtttggaattttttttaaccatttttgttcaggggcggcacggtggtgtagtggttagcgctgtcacctcacagcaagaaggtcctgggttcgagccccggggccggcgagggcctttctgtgcggagtttgcatgttctccccgtgtctgcgtgggtttcctccgggtgctccggtttcccccacagtccaaagacatgcaggttaggttaactggtgactctaaattgaccgtaggtgtgaatgtgagtgtgaatggttgtctgtgtctatgtgtcagccttgtgatgacctggcgacttgtccagggtgaaccccgcctttcgcccgtagtcagctgggataggctccagcttgcctccgaccctgtagaaggataaagcggctagagataatgagatttttgtTCATATTGCAGTAAGTTGCAGTAAGTAAACATACTAAACAGACACACTGCAGGGCATTCAGAAGGAGATAAAATAACTCCGCTGAAGATTAATTTGGAAACTATGTGCTGTATTTCCCAGCgttcttcactcactcactcactcactcacacacacacacacaccagtttgtAAGTGTTGAAATAATCGAAACCTTAAGAACGCTGCATGTACACAATATCTGCAACACATTTATCCAAATGTAATTTATTAGAAAATATTTAAATCATTGTTTAAATTGCACTCAAACTATTCAATGAACAATACGATAATCTTTGATTTTATAATTAACTGATAATAATTTATTTATGTTTACATGCCCCTTTGACACCACAACCTAACACTAATCATACATACTCTAAGACAAGCATACATCTTTAGCATACAAGGCCGCGATTAAAAGTAACAGTAGCTCAACAACTCGGCCTGTATCCAAACTAATTAAGTTCATTACTGTGATTAAGAAGCAGTTGGTTCACAAGTCACAAATTAGTGTCTGTACCACAGCACATTCACACTCCAATCAGGGATTAAGATGAGGGTCTTTGGCTGACTAAAGCCAGGGCAAAAATGcgtcactggatgcttattaagcaCCTGCACTGTCAGTCAGCACCAGATAATGATTACACTTGGCCTTTTGTTTCCGGGCCTGTCAAATTAAACCCCCCGTGCTGTTAAGGAGGGTCTGCTGTCCATTGTCTCAACACTGCTGGCTTTTCCTGCTGCCTTTCCATCCAACGGAGGATTTTATGCTCTAAGAGAGGAACAATTGCATGGAAGGGAAGCGTAGACACGTACTGATCATAACATGTGAAGGCCTCAACAGAAACTGAcactgattaaaaaacaaaacagcaaactGTCTAAGCACGTCATTTTCAGCTAACACTTTGCAGTAGTCAGATGTAATCATACCCATGACCATGTTTGGTTATAAGCCTGTGTTTCCTAAACTGGCCCTCAGGGCAGTTCACCTTTTGCTCTCTCATAGTTTTCAACAGAATGCAGATAGAACGCTAGTGTGGGAAACACAGGCTTGTGCTGTATATTACATATACACAAATACGTTCTTTATCTgcacatgcagttatctaatcagccagtcacGTGGCCTAAAATGATGCAGAGACGTGACGAGGTCAAGACCTTCAGTTAAATCTCATATCAAACATCCAGTAGGAGAGAaacgtgatctcagtgacttggcCCATTGCATAGTTATTCGCACCAGATcaccagaaactgctgatctcctgacatttctaacacacaacagtctttacTCTC
Coding sequences:
- the kcng1 gene encoding potassium voltage-gated channel subfamily G member 1, whose amino-acid sequence is MTLLAGDGSDYDYSALSCISDTSLNPPPIQDCEALKGVYYKRARCLAKDPDADASLLPGSQRLHAIINVGGLRYQLPWSTLDDFPLSRLGRLRLCTSFDEIMCVCDDYDVARNEFFFDRSPCAFRAILTFLRAGKLRTLRDTCALSFQEELLYWGVPEEKLEWCCRRRLIQRIEERDELERVAEEDEEEEEYESDGAGKEGSLDRESRLGRCMIKLRDMVERPHSGLPGKIFACLSVLFVTITAINLSISTMPAMREEEEPGKCSQMCYKIFIVETVCVAWFSLEFTLRFIQDRSKLAFLRRPLNLIDVVAILPYYITLAVDGTSTGSGSSYLDKVGLVLRVLRALRILYVMRLARHSLGLQTLGLTARRCTREFGLLLLFLCVAIALFSPLLYLIENEVAATQEFSSIPATYWWAVITMTTVGYGDMVPRSIPGQVVALSSILSGILLMAFPVTSIFHTFSRSYVELKQEQQRLLQRRTHFLLRGRVPGLGSNASLESDVLFPSASSNPRDLDD